The Streptomyces camelliae genome window below encodes:
- a CDS encoding UDP-N-acetylmuramoyl-L-alanyl-D-glutamate--2,6-diaminopimelate ligase — protein sequence MTYPGPPRPVQVSATPLAELADQLGAAAPDAAAGITGITHDSRAVRPGDLYAALPGARLHGADFVTQAAGLGAAAVLTDPTGAERAAATGLPVLVVDDPRARMGELAATIYGRPGSDLLQIGITGTSGKTTTAYLVEGGLRTVKSTGLVGTVEMRIGDERIKSERTTPEATDLQALFAVMRERGVEAVAMEVSSHALVLGRVDGCVFDIAVFTNLSPEHMEFHSDMEDYFRAKAHLFTPKRSKLGVINIDDEYGRRLTKEATVPVVTFSAEGHPDADWRAEDVQIGPMDSTFTVVGPNGERIHARSPIAGPFNVANTLAALVALAAAGLDPQTAADGIAAVPGVPGRLERVDAGQPYLAVVDYAHKTDAVESVLKALRKVTKGRLHVVLGCGGDRDRTKRAPMGAAVARFADTAVLTSDNPRSEDPLAILATMLQGAASVPAHERGEVLLFEDRAAAIAAAVGRAAPGDTVLVAGKGHEQGQDIAGVIRPFDDRQVLREAIQKTQG from the coding sequence GTGACATATCCGGGACCGCCGCGACCGGTTCAGGTCTCCGCCACACCCCTCGCGGAACTGGCCGATCAGCTGGGTGCCGCCGCTCCGGACGCCGCCGCCGGGATCACGGGGATCACCCATGACTCGCGCGCCGTCCGCCCCGGCGACCTGTACGCCGCCCTCCCGGGCGCCCGCCTGCACGGCGCCGACTTCGTAACCCAGGCCGCCGGCCTCGGCGCGGCCGCCGTGCTCACCGACCCGACGGGCGCCGAGCGCGCCGCCGCGACCGGACTGCCGGTCCTGGTCGTCGACGACCCGCGCGCGCGGATGGGCGAACTCGCGGCCACCATCTACGGCCGCCCCGGCAGCGACCTGCTCCAGATCGGCATCACCGGCACCTCCGGCAAGACCACCACCGCCTACCTGGTCGAGGGCGGGCTGCGGACCGTGAAGTCCACCGGTCTCGTCGGCACGGTCGAGATGCGCATCGGCGACGAGCGCATCAAGTCCGAGCGCACCACCCCCGAGGCCACCGACCTCCAGGCGCTCTTCGCCGTCATGCGCGAGCGCGGCGTCGAGGCGGTCGCCATGGAGGTCTCCAGCCACGCCCTGGTCCTCGGCCGGGTCGACGGCTGCGTCTTCGACATCGCCGTGTTCACCAACCTCAGCCCGGAACACATGGAGTTCCACTCCGACATGGAGGACTACTTCCGGGCCAAAGCACACTTGTTCACACCGAAACGCAGCAAACTCGGCGTGATCAACATCGACGACGAGTACGGCCGCCGGCTCACGAAGGAGGCCACGGTCCCCGTCGTCACCTTCTCCGCCGAGGGCCACCCCGACGCCGACTGGCGTGCCGAGGACGTCCAGATCGGCCCCATGGACTCGACGTTCACCGTCGTCGGCCCGAACGGTGAGCGGATCCACGCCAGGTCGCCGATCGCCGGTCCCTTCAACGTGGCGAACACCCTCGCCGCCCTCGTCGCCCTCGCCGCGGCCGGCCTCGACCCGCAGACCGCGGCCGACGGCATCGCCGCCGTACCGGGCGTCCCCGGCCGCCTGGAGCGCGTGGACGCAGGGCAGCCCTACCTCGCGGTCGTCGACTACGCCCACAAGACCGACGCGGTCGAGTCCGTGCTCAAGGCGCTGCGCAAGGTCACCAAGGGCCGCCTGCACGTGGTCCTCGGCTGCGGCGGCGACCGCGACCGGACCAAGCGGGCCCCGATGGGCGCCGCCGTGGCCCGGTTCGCCGACACGGCCGTACTGACCTCCGACAACCCCCGCTCCGAGGACCCGCTCGCGATCCTCGCGACCATGCTCCAGGGCGCGGCCTCCGTGCCCGCTCACGAGCGCGGCGAGGTGCTCCTCTTCGAGGACCGCGCCGCCGCGATCGCCGCCGCCGTCGGCCGTGCCGCGCCCGGCGACACCGTGCTGGTCGCGGGCAAGGGTCACGAGCAGGGCCAGGACATCGCCGGCGTGATCCGTCCCTTCGACGACCGCCAGGTGCTTCGCGAAGCTATCCAGAAGACCCAGGGATGA
- a CDS encoding UDP-N-acetylmuramoyl-tripeptide--D-alanyl-D-alanine ligase, with translation MIALSLAEIAAVVGGQTHDIPDPSVQVTGPVVRDSREVVPGSLFAAFVGERVDGHDFAPRVVEAGAVAVLAARPVGVPAIVVEDVQTALGALARHVVRRLGATLVALTGSAGKTSTKDLIAQVLRRKAPTVFTPGSLNNEIGLPLTALSATEETRFLVLEMGARGLGHIRYLTGLTPPKIGLVLNVGTAHIGEFGGREQIAQAKGELVESLPEDGAAVLNADDPLVRAMASRTKAKVVLFGESAEADVRAENVRLTDSGQPSFRLHTPSGASDVTMRLYGEHHVSNALAAAAVAHELGMSAEEIATALSEAGSLSRWRMEVTERPDGVTIVNDAYNANPESMRAALRALAAMGKERRTWAVLGKMAELGDEALAEHDAVGRLAVRLNVSKLVAVGGIEASWLQLGAYNEGSWGEESVHVSDAQAAIDLLRSELRPGDVVLVKASRSVGLESVAQALVETGAEGEVAAR, from the coding sequence GTGATCGCCCTCTCCCTCGCCGAGATCGCAGCAGTCGTCGGCGGGCAGACGCACGACATACCGGATCCGTCCGTCCAGGTCACGGGCCCGGTGGTCCGGGACTCCCGCGAGGTGGTGCCCGGCAGCCTGTTCGCCGCCTTCGTCGGCGAGCGCGTGGACGGCCACGACTTCGCACCGCGGGTCGTCGAGGCGGGCGCGGTCGCCGTACTGGCGGCACGCCCGGTCGGGGTACCCGCGATCGTCGTCGAGGACGTGCAGACCGCCCTCGGCGCCCTCGCCCGGCACGTCGTACGCCGGCTCGGCGCGACCCTCGTCGCGCTGACCGGCTCGGCCGGCAAGACCAGCACCAAGGACCTCATCGCGCAGGTCCTGCGGCGCAAGGCGCCGACGGTGTTCACGCCCGGATCGCTCAACAACGAGATCGGGCTGCCGCTGACCGCACTGTCCGCCACCGAGGAGACCAGGTTCCTCGTGCTGGAGATGGGCGCCCGCGGCCTCGGGCACATCCGCTACCTCACCGGCCTCACCCCGCCGAAGATCGGCCTCGTCCTCAACGTCGGCACCGCCCACATCGGCGAGTTCGGCGGCCGGGAACAGATCGCCCAGGCGAAGGGCGAGCTCGTCGAGAGCCTTCCTGAGGACGGTGCCGCCGTCCTCAATGCCGACGACCCGCTGGTCCGGGCCATGGCCTCCCGTACCAAGGCGAAGGTGGTCCTTTTCGGAGAGTCGGCCGAAGCGGACGTACGCGCCGAGAACGTGCGACTCACGGACAGTGGACAGCCCTCATTCAGGCTTCACACACCCTCCGGTGCAAGCGATGTGACCATGCGCCTGTACGGTGAGCACCACGTGTCGAACGCGCTCGCCGCGGCCGCCGTCGCCCATGAGCTGGGCATGTCCGCGGAAGAGATCGCCACCGCGCTCTCCGAGGCGGGCTCCCTCTCCCGCTGGCGCATGGAGGTCACCGAGCGCCCGGACGGCGTGACCATCGTCAACGACGCCTACAACGCCAACCCCGAGTCCATGCGGGCCGCCCTTCGGGCGCTCGCGGCCATGGGCAAGGAGCGGCGCACATGGGCGGTGCTCGGCAAGATGGCCGAGCTGGGGGACGAGGCGCTCGCCGAGCACGACGCCGTCGGACGGCTCGCCGTCCGGCTCAACGTCAGCAAGCTCGTCGCCGTCGGGGGGATTGAGGCCTCCTGGCTGCAACTGGGCGCATATAACGAGGGTTCGTGGGGTGAGGAGTCGGTGCACGTGTCCGACGCACAGGCGGCGATCGACCTGTTGCGCAGCGAGTTGCGCCCGGGGGACGTCGTGCTCGTGAAGGCGTCCCGTTCGGTGGGTCTGGAGAGCGTTGCCCAGGCGCTCGTCGAGACCGGTGCCGAGGGTGAGGTTGCCGCCCGATGA
- the mraY gene encoding phospho-N-acetylmuramoyl-pentapeptide-transferase, translating to MMKQILFSGVIGLFLTLIGTPLLIKLLARKGYGQYIRDDGPREHASKRGTPTMGGIAFILATIAAYFLSKLITGYPPTYSGLLVLGLMFGMGLVGFLDDYIKIVKRRSLGLRAKAKMAGQLIVGISFAVLSLQFADARGNTPASTKLSFITDFGWTIGPVLFVVWALFMILAMSNGVNLTDGLDGLATGASVLVFGAYTFIGVWQFQESCANAQTLTNPAACYEVRDPLDLAVVASALMGACLGFLWWNTSPAKIFMGDTGSLALGGVLTGLAILSRTELLVAIMGGLFVLITMSVVIQVGSFRLTGRRVFRMAPLQHHFELKGWSEVLVVVRFWIIQGICVIVGLGLFYAGWAAEK from the coding sequence ATGATGAAGCAGATCCTGTTCTCAGGAGTCATTGGCCTCTTCCTGACACTGATCGGCACCCCGCTGCTGATCAAGCTCCTCGCGCGCAAGGGCTACGGCCAGTACATCCGTGACGACGGTCCGCGCGAGCACGCCAGCAAGCGCGGTACGCCGACGATGGGCGGTATCGCCTTCATCCTGGCGACGATCGCGGCGTACTTCCTGAGCAAGCTCATCACCGGTTACCCGCCCACCTACTCCGGCCTGCTGGTGCTCGGCCTGATGTTCGGCATGGGCCTGGTCGGCTTCCTCGACGACTACATCAAGATCGTCAAGCGGCGTTCGCTGGGTCTGCGGGCCAAGGCGAAGATGGCCGGCCAGCTGATCGTCGGCATCTCCTTCGCGGTGCTCTCGCTGCAGTTCGCCGACGCGCGCGGCAACACCCCGGCCTCCACCAAGCTGTCGTTCATCACGGACTTCGGCTGGACCATCGGCCCGGTGCTGTTCGTCGTCTGGGCGCTGTTCATGATCCTCGCGATGTCGAACGGCGTGAACCTGACCGACGGTCTGGACGGTCTGGCCACCGGCGCCTCCGTGCTCGTCTTCGGCGCCTACACGTTCATCGGGGTCTGGCAGTTCCAGGAGTCCTGCGCCAACGCGCAGACCCTGACCAACCCGGCCGCCTGCTACGAGGTGCGCGACCCGCTCGACCTCGCGGTGGTCGCCTCCGCGCTGATGGGTGCCTGCCTGGGCTTCCTGTGGTGGAACACCTCGCCGGCGAAGATCTTCATGGGCGACACCGGGTCGCTCGCCCTCGGCGGTGTCCTGACCGGTCTGGCCATCCTCTCCCGTACGGAGCTGCTGGTGGCCATCATGGGCGGCCTGTTCGTCCTGATCACCATGTCGGTCGTCATCCAGGTCGGCTCCTTCCGGCTCACCGGCAGGCGCGTCTTCCGGATGGCGCCACTCCAGCACCACTTCGAACTCAAGGGCTGGTCCGAAGTCCTGGTGGTGGTCCGATTCTGGATCATTCAGGGTATCTGTGTGATTGTCGGACTAGGCCTCTTCTATGCGGGATGGGCAGCGGAAAAGTGA
- the murD gene encoding UDP-N-acetylmuramoyl-L-alanine--D-glutamate ligase yields MGSGKVTSTSELFDFQGKHVTVAGLGVSGVPAAKVLHARGAIVTVVNDGDDARAREQATELEALGITVRLGDGASLPEGTELIVTAPGWKPDKPLFLAAEQAGVPVWGDVELAWRLRGPDAAPWLAVTGTNGKTTTVRMLAAILTAAGLRTAAVGNIGVSLLDAVLGEETYDVLAVELSSYQLHWAPSLRAHSAAVLNLAPDHLDWHGSMEGYARDKGRIYEGNRVACVYNVEDKATEDLVREADVEEGCRAVGFTLGTPAPSQLGVVDGILVDRAFVENRQKNAQELAEVADVDPPAPHNIANALAAAALARAFGVPATAVRDGLRAFRPDAHRIQHVADLDGVAYVDDSKATNTHAAEASLAAYEPIVWIAGGLAKGATFDELVARSAKRLRAVVLIGADRELIRDALARHAPEVPVVDLDRTDTGAMLQAVTEAKRLAQPGDTVLLAPACASMDMFTNYNQRGDAFAAAVRELGA; encoded by the coding sequence ATGGGCAGCGGAAAAGTGACCTCCACCTCGGAGCTCTTCGACTTCCAGGGCAAGCACGTCACCGTCGCCGGGCTCGGTGTCTCCGGCGTCCCGGCGGCCAAGGTGCTGCACGCGCGCGGGGCGATCGTCACGGTCGTCAACGACGGCGACGACGCACGCGCGCGCGAGCAGGCCACGGAGCTGGAGGCGCTGGGCATCACCGTGCGCCTCGGCGACGGCGCCTCCCTGCCGGAGGGCACCGAGCTGATCGTCACCGCGCCCGGCTGGAAGCCGGACAAGCCGCTGTTCCTGGCGGCCGAGCAGGCGGGCGTGCCCGTCTGGGGCGATGTCGAGCTGGCCTGGCGCCTGCGCGGCCCCGACGCCGCCCCCTGGCTGGCCGTCACGGGCACCAACGGCAAGACGACCACCGTCCGCATGCTCGCCGCCATCCTCACGGCGGCGGGCCTGCGCACGGCCGCCGTCGGCAACATCGGCGTCTCCCTGCTGGACGCGGTCCTCGGCGAGGAGACGTACGACGTCCTCGCCGTCGAGCTCTCCAGCTACCAGCTGCACTGGGCACCCTCCCTGCGCGCCCACTCCGCCGCCGTGCTGAACCTCGCGCCGGACCACCTCGACTGGCATGGCTCCATGGAGGGATACGCGCGCGACAAGGGCCGTATCTACGAGGGCAATCGGGTCGCCTGCGTCTACAACGTCGAGGACAAGGCCACCGAGGACCTGGTCCGCGAGGCCGACGTCGAGGAGGGCTGCCGGGCCGTCGGGTTCACCCTCGGCACCCCCGCGCCCTCTCAACTCGGCGTCGTGGACGGCATCCTGGTCGACCGCGCCTTCGTCGAGAACCGGCAGAAGAACGCCCAGGAGCTCGCCGAGGTCGCCGACGTGGATCCGCCGGCCCCCCACAACATCGCCAACGCCCTTGCCGCGGCGGCCCTCGCGCGCGCCTTCGGGGTGCCCGCCACCGCCGTACGCGACGGACTGCGCGCCTTCCGCCCCGACGCCCATCGCATCCAGCACGTCGCCGATCTCGACGGTGTCGCGTACGTGGACGACTCCAAGGCGACCAACACCCATGCCGCCGAAGCCTCGTTGGCGGCATATGAGCCGATTGTATGGATCGCGGGTGGTCTGGCGAAAGGTGCGACCTTCGACGAACTGGTCGCCAGGTCGGCGAAGCGGCTGCGCGCGGTGGTCCTCATCGGCGCCGACCGGGAGCTGATCCGCGACGCCCTCGCGCGACACGCCCCGGAAGTACCCGTGGTCGACCTCGACCGGACCGACACTGGGGCGATGCTCCAGGCGGTGACGGAAGCGAAGCGGCTCGCTCAGCCCGGCGACACGGTGCTGCTGGCCCCGGCCTGTGCCTCCATGGACATGTTCACCAACTACAACCAGCGCGGTGACGCGTTCGCGGCGGCGGTCCGCGAACTCGGCGCCTGA
- the ftsW gene encoding putative lipid II flippase FtsW has translation MPSSRTGRPPVQRASRRPAVSRPPRENPFQRLYTRARKAWDRPLTAYYLIAGGSVLIIVLGLVMVYSASQITALQLSLPGSYFFRKQFLAALIGGALLLAASRMPVKLHRALAYPILAGAVFLMVLVQIPGIGHAVNGNQNWISLGGSFQIQPSEFGKLALVLWGADLIARKQEKKLLTQWKHMLVPLVPVAFLLLGLIMLGGDMGTTIILTAILFGLLWLAGAPTRLFSGVLGVAVVLAAIAIETSPHRLARLNCIAATDPGPGDMCWQGAHGIYALASGGLFGSGLGASVEKWGQLPEAHTDFIFAVTGEELGLAGTLSVVALFAALGYAGIRVAGRTEDPFVRYAAGGVTTWITAQAVINIGAVLGLLPIAGVPLPLFSYGGSALLPTMFAIGLLIAFARDEPAARAALAMRQPRFGRKRGAGGSGSGRSPRRWKTMRRRASVARPSGER, from the coding sequence ATGCCCAGTAGCCGTACCGGAAGGCCGCCCGTACAGCGGGCGTCCCGCCGTCCCGCGGTCTCCCGCCCGCCGCGCGAGAACCCGTTCCAGCGGCTCTACACGCGCGCGCGCAAGGCCTGGGACCGGCCGCTGACCGCCTACTACCTGATCGCCGGCGGCAGCGTGCTGATCATCGTGCTGGGCCTGGTGATGGTCTACTCGGCCTCCCAGATCACCGCGCTCCAGCTGTCGCTGCCGGGGTCGTACTTCTTCCGCAAGCAGTTCCTCGCCGCGCTCATCGGCGGCGCCCTGCTGCTCGCGGCCTCCCGCATGCCGGTGAAACTGCACCGGGCGCTGGCCTACCCGATCCTCGCCGGCGCCGTCTTCCTGATGGTCCTGGTGCAGATCCCCGGGATAGGGCACGCGGTCAACGGCAACCAGAACTGGATCTCCCTCGGCGGCTCCTTCCAGATCCAGCCCAGCGAGTTCGGCAAGCTCGCCCTGGTGCTGTGGGGCGCGGACCTGATCGCCCGCAAACAGGAGAAGAAGCTGCTGACCCAGTGGAAGCACATGCTGGTGCCGCTGGTGCCGGTCGCCTTCCTGCTGCTCGGGCTGATCATGCTGGGCGGCGACATGGGTACGACGATCATCCTGACGGCGATCCTGTTCGGGCTGCTGTGGCTCGCGGGGGCGCCGACCCGGCTGTTCTCCGGGGTGCTGGGCGTCGCCGTCGTCCTCGCCGCCATCGCCATCGAGACCAGCCCGCATCGCCTCGCCCGCCTCAACTGCATCGCGGCCACCGACCCCGGCCCGGGTGACATGTGCTGGCAGGGCGCCCACGGCATCTACGCACTGGCCTCCGGCGGACTCTTCGGCTCCGGTCTCGGTGCAAGTGTGGAAAAATGGGGCCAACTCCCGGAAGCCCACACCGACTTCATCTTCGCGGTCACCGGTGAGGAACTGGGCCTCGCGGGGACACTGTCGGTGGTCGCCCTGTTCGCGGCTCTAGGCTATGCGGGTATCCGCGTGGCCGGACGCACGGAGGACCCCTTCGTGAGGTACGCCGCGGGAGGCGTGACCACCTGGATCACCGCCCAGGCGGTGATCAACATCGGTGCGGTGCTCGGTCTGCTGCCGATCGCCGGTGTCCCCCTCCCGCTGTTCTCCTACGGAGGGTCCGCCCTGCTGCCGACCATGTTCGCCATCGGGCTGCTGATCGCCTTCGCACGCGACGAGCCCGCTGCGCGGGCGGCGCTTGCGATGCGGCAACCTCGCTTTGGTAGAAAACGGGGTGCCGGGGGCTCCGGGTCCGGTCGGAGTCCCCGGAGATGGAAAACGATGCGACGGCGTGCCTCGGTGGCGCGTCCGTCCGGAGAGCGGTGA
- the murG gene encoding undecaprenyldiphospho-muramoylpentapeptide beta-N-acetylglucosaminyltransferase has translation MHVVLAGGGTAGHIEPALALADALRRQDPTVGITALGTERGLETRLVPERGYELALIPAVPLPRKPTPELITVPGRLRGTIKAAEQILERTKADCVVGFGGYVALPGYLAAKRLGVPIVIHEANARPGLANKIGSRYAARVAVSTPDSKLRDARYIGIPLRRSIATLDRAAARPEARHRFGLDPNLPTLLVSGGSQGARRLNEVVQQVAPWLQQAGIQILHAVGPKNELPQVHQMPGMPPYIPVSYLDRMDLAYAAADMMLCRAGAMTVAELSAVGLPAAYVPLPIGNGEQRLNAQPVVKAGGGLLVDDAELTPEWVQQNVLPVLADPHRLYEMSRAASEFGRRDADELLVGMVYEAIASRR, from the coding sequence GTGCATGTCGTACTCGCCGGTGGGGGGACCGCCGGCCACATCGAGCCCGCGCTCGCCCTCGCGGACGCCCTGCGCAGGCAGGACCCGACCGTGGGGATCACGGCCCTGGGCACGGAGCGCGGCCTGGAGACCCGGCTCGTCCCGGAGCGCGGCTACGAGCTGGCGCTGATCCCGGCCGTGCCGCTGCCCCGCAAGCCCACGCCCGAGCTGATCACCGTCCCGGGCCGGCTGCGCGGCACGATCAAGGCCGCCGAGCAGATCCTGGAGCGCACCAAGGCGGACTGTGTCGTCGGTTTCGGCGGTTATGTCGCGCTGCCCGGCTACCTCGCGGCCAAGCGCCTCGGTGTGCCCATCGTGATCCACGAGGCCAACGCCCGCCCCGGCCTTGCCAACAAGATCGGCTCGCGCTACGCGGCCCGGGTCGCCGTCTCCACCCCGGACAGCAAGCTGCGTGACGCGCGCTACATCGGCATCCCGCTGCGCCGCTCCATCGCCACCCTGGACCGCGCCGCCGCGCGCCCCGAGGCCCGGCACCGCTTCGGCCTCGATCCGAACCTGCCCACGCTGCTGGTCTCCGGCGGCTCGCAGGGCGCCCGCCGCCTCAACGAGGTCGTCCAGCAGGTCGCGCCCTGGCTCCAGCAGGCCGGTATCCAGATCCTGCACGCGGTCGGCCCGAAGAACGAACTGCCGCAGGTGCACCAGATGCCGGGGATGCCCCCCTACATCCCGGTAAGTTACCTGGACCGGATGGACCTCGCGTACGCCGCGGCCGACATGATGCTCTGCCGCGCGGGCGCGATGACCGTCGCCGAACTCTCCGCCGTCGGACTCCCGGCCGCCTACGTCCCGCTGCCCATCGGCAACGGCGAACAGCGGCTCAACGCCCAGCCGGTGGTCAAGGCCGGCGGCGGACTCCTCGTCGACGACGCGGAACTGACGCCCGAGTGGGTACAGCAGAACGTCCTGCCCGTGCTCGCCGATCCGCACCGGCTGTACGAGATGTCCCGCGCGGCAAGCGAGTTCGGCCGCCGGGACGCCGACGAGCTGCTCGTCGGCATGGTGTACGAGGCGATCGCCTCGCGCCGTTAG
- a CDS encoding cell division protein FtsQ/DivIB has protein sequence MAGPTTAERGKRQQESSGPPSARRLGRARLRTIVILAVAAVLLGAGVTWLLYGSTWLRVEHVSVSGTDVLTPDEVRDAAAVPVGAPMISVDTDGIEARLRQKLPRIDTVDVVRSWPHGIGLKVTERTPVLLLRNGRNFTEVDREGVRFATVSQAPKSVPALELSVSRTGSGAASLRRFGTDRLVREAVGVAGDLPAAVARDARTVQVRSYDDISLELADGRTVAWGSGESGRAKARALTALMKAAPGARHFDVSVPTAPASSGS, from the coding sequence GTGGCCGGACCGACTACCGCCGAGCGCGGGAAACGCCAGCAGGAGTCGTCCGGCCCGCCGTCCGCCCGGCGGCTCGGAAGAGCGCGCCTTCGTACGATCGTCATTCTGGCGGTGGCCGCCGTACTCCTCGGGGCCGGTGTCACTTGGCTGTTGTACGGCTCCACCTGGCTGCGCGTCGAGCATGTCTCGGTGTCCGGCACGGATGTGCTGACCCCCGACGAGGTGCGCGACGCGGCGGCCGTACCGGTGGGGGCGCCGATGATTTCCGTCGACACCGACGGCATCGAAGCCCGACTCCGCCAGAAATTGCCCCGAATTGACACAGTTGACGTGGTGCGTTCCTGGCCCCATGGAATCGGTCTGAAAGTGACCGAGCGGACTCCGGTTCTGCTGCTCCGAAACGGCCGGAACTTCACCGAAGTCGACCGCGAAGGTGTCCGGTTCGCCACGGTTTCGCAGGCCCCGAAAAGCGTTCCCGCGCTGGAATTGTCCGTATCCCGCACGGGTTCCGGAGCCGCGAGCCTGCGGCGCTTCGGCACCGACCGGCTGGTGCGCGAGGCGGTCGGGGTCGCCGGTGATCTGCCGGCCGCCGTCGCCCGGGACGCCCGGACCGTCCAAGTCCGTTCCTACGACGACATCTCGCTGGAGTTGGCCGACGGCCGCACGGTGGCATGGGGAAGCGGCGAGAGCGGCCGCGCCAAGGCACGGGCCCTCACAGCTCTCATGAAAGCAGCTCCCGGCGCGCGGCACTTCGACGTCAGCGTTCCCACCGCCCCTGCGTCATCGGGGAGTTGA
- the ftsZ gene encoding cell division protein FtsZ translates to MAAPQNYLAVIKVIGVGGGGVNAINRMIEVGLKGVEFIAINTDAQALLMSDADVKLDVGRELTRGLGAGANPAVGRKAAEDHREEIEEVLKGADMVFVTAGEGGGTGTGGAPVVANIARSLGALTIGVVTRPFTFEGRRRANQAEDGIAELREEVDTLIVIPNDRLLSISDRQVSVLDAFKSADQVLLSGVQGITDLITTPGLINLDFADVKSVMSEAGSALMGIGSARGDDRAVAAAEMAISSPLLEASIDGARGVLLSISGGSDLGLFEINEAAQLVSEAAHPEANIIFGAVIDDALGDEVRVTVIAAGFDGGQPPARRDNVLGSASTSTRRDEPAPVRQSEPSRPTFGSLGSVTPKEEPEPAPEPVADIPAPPLPSSRTYADSAAEELDVPDFLK, encoded by the coding sequence GTGGCAGCACCGCAGAACTACCTCGCAGTCATCAAGGTCATCGGTGTCGGCGGCGGTGGTGTCAATGCCATCAACCGGATGATCGAGGTCGGTCTCAAGGGCGTCGAGTTCATCGCCATCAACACCGACGCGCAGGCGCTGTTGATGAGCGACGCCGACGTCAAGCTCGACGTCGGCCGCGAACTCACCCGCGGACTCGGCGCCGGCGCCAACCCGGCGGTCGGCCGCAAGGCCGCCGAGGACCACCGCGAGGAGATCGAGGAGGTCCTCAAGGGGGCCGACATGGTCTTCGTGACGGCCGGTGAAGGCGGCGGCACCGGCACCGGCGGCGCACCCGTCGTGGCCAACATCGCGCGCTCGCTCGGCGCCCTCACCATCGGCGTGGTCACGCGTCCGTTCACCTTCGAGGGACGGCGCCGCGCGAACCAGGCCGAGGACGGCATCGCCGAACTGCGCGAAGAGGTCGACACCCTCATCGTCATCCCCAACGACCGGCTGCTGTCCATCTCGGACCGCCAGGTCTCGGTCCTGGACGCCTTCAAGTCCGCCGACCAGGTCCTGCTCTCCGGTGTCCAGGGCATCACCGACCTCATCACCACCCCCGGCCTGATCAACCTCGACTTCGCCGACGTCAAGTCGGTCATGTCCGAGGCCGGTTCGGCCCTCATGGGCATCGGCTCGGCCCGCGGCGACGACCGCGCGGTGGCCGCCGCCGAGATGGCGATCTCCTCGCCGCTGCTGGAGGCGTCCATCGACGGCGCCCGGGGCGTGCTGCTCTCCATCTCCGGCGGCTCCGACCTCGGCCTGTTCGAGATCAACGAGGCCGCCCAGCTGGTCAGCGAGGCCGCCCACCCCGAGGCCAACATCATCTTCGGCGCGGTCATCGACGACGCCCTCGGTGACGAGGTGCGGGTCACGGTGATCGCGGCCGGCTTCGACGGCGGTCAGCCGCCGGCCCGCCGGGACAACGTCCTCGGCTCGGCCTCGACGTCGACCCGCCGCGACGAGCCCGCTCCGGTACGGCAGTCCGAGCCCAGCCGGCCGACCTTCGGCTCGCTCGGCAGTGTGACGCCGAAGGAGGAGCCGGAGCCGGCGCCCGAGCCGGTTGCCGACATCCCGGCCCCGCCGCTGCCGTCGTCGCGGACCTACGCGGACAGCGCCGCCGAGGAGCTGGACGTCCCGGACTTCCTGAAGTGA
- the pgeF gene encoding peptidoglycan editing factor PgeF, with protein MIGRRESVSGAHFAFTDRWGGVSAAPYEELNLGGAVGDEAQAVRANRELVATSLGLDPGLVVWMNQVHGNDVVEVDGPWHVERPPQADGIVTATRGVALAVLTADCVPVLLADPVAGVVAAAHAGRPGMVKGVVPAAVRAMAELGAEPGRIVARTGPAVCGRCYEVPEAMRAEVAAVEPAAHAETSWGTPAVDVSAGVHAQLDRLGVCDRAQSPVCTLESGDHFSYRRDRTTGRLAGYVWLD; from the coding sequence GTGATAGGACGGCGCGAGAGCGTGAGCGGCGCGCACTTCGCCTTCACCGACCGGTGGGGCGGGGTGAGCGCCGCTCCGTATGAGGAGCTCAATCTCGGCGGCGCGGTCGGTGACGAGGCGCAGGCCGTACGGGCCAACCGGGAGCTCGTGGCCACGTCGCTCGGTCTGGACCCCGGCCTGGTGGTCTGGATGAACCAGGTGCACGGCAACGACGTGGTCGAGGTCGACGGACCGTGGCACGTCGAGCGGCCCCCGCAGGCCGACGGAATCGTGACGGCCACGCGCGGCGTCGCCCTCGCCGTCCTCACCGCCGACTGCGTGCCGGTGCTGCTGGCCGACCCGGTCGCCGGGGTCGTCGCCGCGGCACACGCGGGCCGACCCGGCATGGTCAAGGGGGTCGTCCCCGCCGCCGTACGGGCCATGGCCGAACTCGGCGCCGAGCCGGGCCGGATCGTCGCCCGCACCGGGCCGGCCGTGTGCGGCCGGTGTTACGAGGTGCCGGAGGCGATGCGCGCCGAGGTGGCCGCCGTCGAGCCGGCGGCGCACGCCGAGACGAGCTGGGGTACACCGGCGGTCGACGTGAGCGCCGGGGTGCACGCGCAGCTCGACCGGCTCGGGGTGTGCGACCGGGCGCAGTCGCCGGTGTGCACGCTGGAGTCGGGGGATCACTTCTCGTACCGCCGCGACCGCACCACCGGGCGGCTCGCGGGCTATGTCTGGCTGGACTGA